AGTTTTTAAATCGTTGTGTTGTTTATACGAATTTAATGGTATAAGCATTAATTTTATTGTTTTCAATGTTCTtacaataaataatttttttttaattatatctGAAATATCAGAATTATAAATTTCTATTAATTGTTTTTTCATAAGATGTTCATATTTTACAATATCGTGAAACGTCGATTGGACTGTAGGTATAATGTATGATTCATCATTCGTATCggtaatatttttttttttaaatttcGATATATCGATTAATTCTTCAGTTCCTTGTTTAAGGACAGGATATCTtaatttatctttttctAATGATTctaaaattaatttttctaatattgttaaatttttatgtaGTTCATCATTTCCAATCATCGATTTTAACTGATCgatattatcattatattgTAAATTGTGACTAAGGGTTACAGTTTCgttttcattttcattttcgTTTATGGAACATATTAccttttcatttaaatataaaaaggatatcagaatgaaaaaaaatattttaaaaaatgagaccattttttacaattaatttttatacgtatataatttttaattgaAAGTTACATATTAATGCGTACTCAAATATCTGTGAATTTATGTTTGAAAAAAACGTACAGAAGGAAATAACCcacaatataaataaaaaaaaataaaaacgGTATTCAAAAAGGAGTacacaaaaatattatatatatgtctgaatatgaattattatacatatatatataattgaataatatttttttaatgccagacaaattttttaattttcaCATATTTGAACAAAACCAATTATGaccatttttata
Above is a window of Plasmodium gaboni strain SY75 chromosome Unknown, whole genome shotgun sequence DNA encoding:
- a CDS encoding cytoadherence linked asexual protein: MVSFFKIFFFILISFLYLNEKVICSINENENENETVTLSHNLQYNDNIDQLKSMIGNDELHKNLTILEKLILESLEKDKLRYPVLKQGTEELIDISKFKKKNITDTNDESYIIPTVQSTFHDIVKYEHLMKKQLIEIYNSDISDIIKKKLFIVRTLKTIKLMLIPLNSYKQHNDLKT